The Nitrospira sp. KM1 genome includes a window with the following:
- a CDS encoding NFACT RNA binding domain-containing protein: MAIERYYQVESDACAVDDVKAARVKAIKQSIKKERRRIDAWEGDLLKMSAYQGYARYGELVKANLSSIRKGMDQVTLIDYFDPSMPEISIPLDEAMSARGNMDEYFRKHRKYETAEREIRPRIQRAQRLLADLRRELSAIEEGTWAAPSSDFGRQPKHVASRTFKQRRAQSEPFRRFISADGLPILVGRNARENDDLTFGLARSDDLWLHARGIPGSHVIVRLDKGKDVPAETLQDAATLALCYSDLRKSGKGEVIYTKRKWVKKAKGQAPGAVTVTQERSLNVNLDKARLEALKSRNTQIP, encoded by the coding sequence ATGGCCATCGAACGCTACTACCAAGTCGAAAGCGATGCATGCGCGGTTGATGACGTAAAAGCCGCACGGGTGAAGGCGATAAAACAGAGCATCAAGAAGGAACGTCGGCGCATCGATGCCTGGGAGGGAGACCTTCTGAAAATGTCTGCCTATCAAGGCTATGCAAGATATGGCGAGCTCGTGAAGGCCAATCTCTCGTCTATTAGGAAGGGCATGGACCAGGTGACCCTCATTGACTATTTCGACCCCTCGATGCCGGAAATATCCATTCCTCTTGATGAGGCCATGTCGGCGCGGGGCAATATGGACGAGTACTTCAGGAAACATCGGAAATATGAGACTGCCGAACGGGAAATCCGGCCAAGAATCCAACGTGCACAACGCCTACTCGCCGACCTCCGCCGTGAACTCTCAGCGATTGAAGAGGGAACGTGGGCCGCCCCGTCATCCGATTTTGGTCGCCAGCCCAAACATGTCGCCAGTAGAACATTTAAGCAGAGGCGGGCCCAGTCGGAGCCGTTCCGGAGATTCATCTCAGCCGACGGACTGCCCATACTCGTCGGACGCAACGCCCGCGAAAACGATGATCTGACCTTCGGGCTGGCCAGAAGCGACGATCTCTGGCTGCACGCCCGAGGAATCCCTGGATCCCACGTCATAGTCCGGCTGGACAAGGGAAAGGATGTTCCGGCCGAAACACTGCAAGATGCCGCGACGCTGGCCCTGTGTTATAGCGACCTGAGGAAGAGCGGAAAAGGGGAGGTCATTTACACGAAACGGAAGTGGGTGAAGAAAGCGAAAGGCCAAGCCCCTGGTGCTGTGACGGTGACGCAGGAGCGGTCGCTGAATGTCAATTTGGATAAAGCCAGGCTTGAGGCATTGAAGTCACGAAACACTCAGATTCCGTGA
- a CDS encoding RNA-binding protein, with the protein MGSKIYVGGLPYSATEQQLSDLFAAHGGVASARIITDKFTGQSRGFGFVEMSSDSEAQTAITALNGSEMGGRTLTVNEARPQEPRSGGGGGGRGGFGGGGRSGGGGKRDRW; encoded by the coding sequence ATGGGTTCGAAGATTTACGTCGGTGGGTTGCCCTATTCGGCGACCGAACAGCAACTGAGCGATCTGTTTGCGGCGCATGGCGGCGTGGCGTCGGCACGGATCATTACGGATAAGTTCACAGGGCAATCCCGAGGATTCGGTTTCGTGGAAATGTCCTCGGACTCTGAAGCCCAGACGGCAATTACCGCGCTGAACGGATCTGAAATGGGTGGCCGGACGTTAACCGTTAATGAAGCACGTCCTCAAGAGCCTCGTTCCGGTGGGGGCGGGGGAGGTCGTGGCGGATTCGGAGGCGGAGGCCGCAGTGGAGGCGGTGGAAAGCGCGATCGCTGGTAA
- a CDS encoding ABC transporter permease, with protein sequence MKLHRVGALVIRHLYLYRRSLPRIMEIFYWPFLDLVIWGFITVYLAKYQSQIPGFVTFFLGALILWDMLFRAQQGITISFLEELWARNLMNLFASPLTPGEFLSATIAMSVFKVTCVSLVMGICAWLFYDYNVLVMGLWLLPFVLNLVVTGWGIGVFTTSLIMRVGQEAEVLAWSMVFLFQPISCVFYPLEVLPEWLKTVAWFNPAAHVFEGMRAVLGGTGAPVTNLLWACGLNVVLLMAMIAWFYKTFAYCKVQGSLVRIGE encoded by the coding sequence GTGAAACTGCATAGGGTCGGTGCGTTGGTCATCCGTCATCTGTATTTGTACCGCCGGAGTTTGCCGAGAATCATGGAGATTTTTTACTGGCCGTTTCTCGATTTGGTGATCTGGGGATTCATCACCGTTTATCTGGCTAAATATCAGTCCCAAATACCTGGATTTGTCACATTCTTTCTGGGGGCATTGATCTTATGGGACATGCTCTTTCGTGCGCAGCAGGGTATTACGATTTCTTTTCTGGAGGAGTTGTGGGCGAGAAATCTCATGAACCTGTTTGCCAGCCCTCTCACTCCGGGTGAATTCCTTTCTGCAACAATCGCCATGAGTGTCTTCAAAGTGACGTGTGTCTCGCTCGTGATGGGGATTTGCGCATGGCTATTTTATGATTACAATGTGCTCGTCATGGGGTTGTGGCTGCTTCCGTTTGTCCTGAATCTCGTGGTCACGGGATGGGGGATAGGAGTGTTCACCACTTCGCTCATCATGCGGGTCGGGCAGGAGGCCGAAGTGCTGGCTTGGAGCATGGTGTTCCTGTTTCAACCGATCTCATGCGTCTTCTACCCGCTCGAAGTTCTGCCGGAGTGGCTGAAAACGGTGGCATGGTTCAATCCGGCAGCCCATGTCTTCGAAGGGATGAGGGCTGTACTGGGCGGAACCGGTGCCCCTGTCACCAATCTTCTCTGGGCTTGCGGGCTGAACGTCGTACTCCTGATGGCGATGATTGCCTGGTTTTATAAGACATTTGCCTACTGCAAAGTTCAGGGATCCCTCGTACGCATTGGTGAGTAG
- a CDS encoding ABC transporter ATP-binding protein, translating to MTAPVPVLEVSNLCKRFGDFHAVNGISFVIKPGEILGLLGPNGAGKTTTIHMLLGVITPTSGSIRMFGLDLERHREEILQQVNFSSTYISLPMALTVEENLRVVARLYGVQDADRRIDDMVKKLEMDEFRRKVTRKLSSGQMTRLTLAKAFLTGPKMLFLDEPTASLDPDIAHKIRALLKEEQRSAGLSILYTSHNMREMEEMSDRIVFLQRGKVVAEGTAQEIVARFGQADLEEVFLTLARESRQL from the coding sequence GTGACGGCTCCAGTCCCGGTCCTCGAGGTCTCCAATCTCTGCAAACGCTTCGGCGATTTCCATGCCGTCAATGGGATTTCGTTCGTGATCAAACCCGGTGAAATCCTCGGGTTGCTCGGTCCCAACGGAGCGGGGAAAACCACGACGATTCATATGTTGCTGGGAGTGATCACGCCGACGTCTGGATCCATCCGCATGTTCGGACTGGATCTCGAACGCCACCGCGAAGAGATCCTCCAGCAAGTCAATTTTTCGTCGACCTATATTTCGTTGCCCATGGCCTTGACCGTGGAGGAAAATCTGCGAGTCGTCGCGCGTTTGTACGGCGTACAGGACGCGGATAGGCGGATCGACGACATGGTTAAGAAATTGGAAATGGACGAATTCAGGCGGAAGGTCACCAGGAAACTCTCGTCCGGTCAGATGACGCGACTCACGCTGGCCAAAGCGTTTCTCACCGGTCCCAAGATGCTGTTCCTGGACGAGCCGACGGCCAGCCTCGATCCCGATATTGCCCACAAGATACGTGCTCTTCTCAAAGAGGAACAGCGTTCTGCAGGATTGAGCATCCTCTATACGTCCCACAATATGCGCGAGATGGAGGAGATGTCCGACCGTATTGTGTTTCTCCAGCGTGGAAAAGTCGTGGCGGAGGGCACCGCACAGGAAATCGTCGCGCGCTTTGGCCAAGCCGACCTCGAGGAAGTGTTTCTGACACTGGCAAGAGAGTCACGACAACTATAG
- a CDS encoding NapC/NirT family cytochrome c: MNWTSRTTIGVVLLAGAVALGSIAVPLTNHPKFCASCHTIAPSYESWVQSSHKDVTCVACHVRPGIGGWLHDKAWAGTKDLAIYWLGTPTSPHELQAKVDSDMCIGCHRAILRVSEVSPRDLPQPVKDVGLVMSHRKHMEAFGTRAKGEGCTTCHAGVVHDQPIKGYPIVIPRGHVSADTKPWYPDHPDGSYLRTRALSDCFRCHDGRSEHAGKVIDRKCESCHLADKIKDFLSF; encoded by the coding sequence ATGAACTGGACGTCTAGGACGACCATCGGGGTGGTCCTGCTCGCCGGCGCCGTCGCGTTGGGGAGCATCGCCGTTCCCCTCACCAATCACCCGAAATTCTGCGCCAGTTGTCATACGATCGCTCCTTCGTACGAAAGCTGGGTACAGTCGTCGCACAAGGACGTGACGTGTGTGGCATGCCATGTTCGGCCAGGAATTGGCGGGTGGCTCCACGACAAGGCCTGGGCCGGGACCAAAGACTTAGCCATCTATTGGCTGGGCACACCAACCAGTCCGCATGAATTGCAGGCCAAGGTCGATTCAGATATGTGCATCGGTTGTCACCGCGCTATCCTCCGAGTCTCCGAAGTGTCCCCGCGAGACCTTCCGCAACCGGTGAAGGATGTCGGTCTTGTAATGAGTCATCGCAAGCACATGGAGGCGTTCGGGACCCGAGCAAAGGGCGAAGGCTGTACAACCTGTCATGCGGGAGTCGTCCATGACCAGCCGATCAAAGGCTATCCGATCGTCATCCCCCGCGGACATGTGTCCGCCGATACCAAGCCTTGGTATCCCGACCACCCGGACGGATCGTATCTGCGTACCAGGGCTCTGAGCGATTGCTTTCGCTGCCATGATGGTCGATCGGAACATGCGGGCAAGGTCATCGATCGAAAATGCGAGAGTTGCCATTTAGCCGACAAAATCAAGGATTTTCTGTCCTTCTAA
- the mobB gene encoding molybdopterin-guanine dinucleotide biosynthesis protein B — MTVPIVCFVGKSNSGKTTFIERVIPELVRAGYKVATVKHAGHGFDLDTEGKDSWRHKQAGASAVVILSKGSMAMFADVSDQMKVEDVRDRFLDGSYDLIVAEGWKHEGYPKIVIAREQVGEIPISAEGLLAVVSDRPQNLGVPAFDLNDVSGVAALIMNHYPLRRLRPEHELDV; from the coding sequence ATGACTGTGCCGATCGTATGCTTCGTCGGGAAATCGAACAGCGGCAAAACGACATTCATCGAACGTGTTATTCCTGAACTTGTCCGAGCCGGGTACAAAGTCGCGACGGTGAAACATGCCGGGCACGGGTTCGATCTTGATACCGAAGGGAAAGACAGTTGGCGTCATAAACAGGCGGGTGCCAGTGCCGTCGTCATCTTGTCCAAGGGGAGCATGGCGATGTTTGCGGATGTCTCGGACCAGATGAAGGTCGAAGATGTGCGCGACCGGTTTTTGGACGGCTCGTACGATTTAATCGTCGCGGAAGGTTGGAAACACGAAGGTTATCCCAAAATCGTCATCGCGCGCGAACAAGTGGGAGAAATTCCAATTTCGGCGGAAGGGTTGCTGGCCGTCGTGTCCGACAGACCGCAGAATCTCGGCGTTCCCGCATTCGATCTCAACGACGTCTCGGGGGTTGCCGCGCTGATTATGAACCACTATCCTCTTCGGCGTTTACGTCCGGAGCATGAACTGGACGTCTAG